The proteins below come from a single Xyrauchen texanus isolate HMW12.3.18 chromosome 3, RBS_HiC_50CHRs, whole genome shotgun sequence genomic window:
- the zbtb20 gene encoding zinc finger and BTB domain-containing protein 20, translated as MTERIHHINLHNFSNSVLETLNEQRNRGHFCDVTVRIHGSMLRAHRCVLAAGSPFFQDKLLLGYSDIEIPSVVSVQSIQKLIEFMYSGVLRVSQSEALQILTAASILQIKTVIDECTRIVSQNVGGISGSASFPGIPGDSGQETPRGTPESGTSGPSSDAESGYMQTTSHQSLDRIYSTLYSSCSGLGLQNGTRGNRSHYASAVVTANYDSPLPLNQKEGGQDPAWITRIHEHSQQMERFLATSESTHCRKQPRPVRLQTGDIHIKQEQGDEYNCYGLENCREDHEQPVCTESEPKGESFDSGVSSSIGTEPDSVEQTFLSGFTRENCQNKCQQGDGGTPVQIEVNDSSPEQTHEAVEDGSGNGPVQEGGELGIHQPLHANLAAPQSVPGGQLYIRPGEPLTSNLRMPLTLTSNTQVMGTAGNTYLPTLFATQSGNDNKPFLFSLPQSMGNQQPQFVAVPSPSMPPFPSGLSVPPGGGQQQGGAAVGQHGEKKPYACTLCCKTFTAKQNYVKHMFVHTGEKPHQCSICWRSFSLKDYLIKHMVTHTGVRAYQCSICNKRFTQKSSLNVHMRLHRGEKSYECYICKKKFSHKTLLERHMALHSTGTGVSGVSATGNTGGPASIPVPMAVPEPGAGVVALAMPVGAGGVGGGVGSTGVGVAAEASCQEGTTYMCSVCPVKFDQIEHFNDHMRKHVSDG; from the exons ATGACCGAACGCATTCACCACATTAATCTCCACAACTTTAGCAATTCTGTACTTGAGACCCTCAATGAGCAGCGAAACCGCGGGCACTTCTGTGACGTGACCGTTCGGATCCATGGTAGCATGCTGCGAGCTCACCGTTGTGTGCTGGctgcagggagccccttctttcAGGACAAGTTGCTCCTGGGCTACAGCGACATCGAGATCCCCTCTGTGGTTTCCGTACAGTCCATCCAGAAGCTGATCGAATTTATGTACAGCGGTGTGCTGCGGGTCTCCCAGTCTGAGGCCCTGCAGATCCTCACAGCTGCCAGCATTCTTCAAATCAAAACAGTTATTGATGAGTGCACCCGCATTGTTTCGCAGAATGTTGGCGGCATTTCTGGATCTGCCAGCTTCCCTGGCATCCCGGGCGATTCGGGGCAAGAAACGCCACGGGGAACTCCAGAGTCTGGCACCTCCGGTCCCAGTAGTGACGCCGAATCAGGCTACATGCAAACAACATCACACCAGAGCCTTGACCGCATTTATTCCACGCTTTATTCCAGCTGTTCTGGGTTGGGCCTGCAGAATGGTACCCGGGGAAACCGCTCCCACTATGCCAGTGCTGTTGTGACAGCCAACTACGACTCACCCCTTCCACTAAATCAAAAGGAGGGAGGGCAGGACCCTGCCTGGATTACACGCATTCACGAGCATTCCCAACAGATGGAACGCTTCCTGGCCACGTCAGAGAGTACACACTGCCGCAAACAGCCTCGACCTGTGAGGCTCCAGACAGGTGACATTCACATCAAGCAAGAACAAGGGGATGAGTACAACTGTTATGGGCTCGAGAACTGTCGTGAGGACCATGAACAGCCAGTGTGCACTGAAAGTGAACCCAAAGGTGAGAGCTTTGACTCTGGTGTCAGTTCCTCCATTGGCACTGAGCCTGATTCTGTTGAGCAAACATTCTTGTCTGGGTTCACTCGGGAAAATTGTCAAAATAAATGCCAACAAGGTGATGGTGGAACTCCGGTGCAGATCGAGGTCAACGACTCATCTCCTGAGCAGACCCATGAGGCGGTTGAAGATGGTAGTGGAAATGGTCCTGTGCAAGAAGGGGGTGAACTAGGTATCCATCAGCCGCTTCATGCCAACCTAGCTGCACCCCAGTCCGTGCCAGGTGGGCAACTGTACATACGGCCAGGTGAGCCACTTACCAGCAACCTGCGCATGCCCCTCACCTTGACCAGCAACACGCAGGTAATGGGAACTGCAGGCAACACTTACTTGCCCACACTCTTTGCCACGCAGTCAGGCAACGACAACAAGCCTTTCCTCTTCAGTCTGCCCCAATCCATGGGGAATCAGCAGCCCCAGTTTGTGGCAGTGCCCTCTCCCAGCATGCCCCCGTTCCCCAGTGGGCTGTCAGTGCCACCAGGTGGAGGTCAACAGCAAGGTGGTGCGGCAGTGGGACAGCATGGGGAGAAGAAGCCCTACGCGTGTACTCTCTGTTGTAAGACCTTTACTGCCAAACAAAACTACGTGAAACACATGTTTGTGCACACTG GTGAAAAACCGCACCAGTGCAGTATCTGCTGGCGTTCATTTTCGCTGAAGGATTATCTTATCAAACACATGGTTACGCACACGGGCGTCCGAGCTTACCAGTGCAGCATCTGCAACAAACGCTTCACACAGAAGAGCTCACTCAACGTCCACATGCGCTTGCACCGCGGAGAAAAGTCCTACGAGTGCTACATCTGCAAGAAGAAGTTCTCCCATAAAACCTTGCTCGAGCGCCACATGGCCCTGCACAGCACTGGAACGGGGGTCTCCGGGGTCAGTGCCACGGGAAACACCGGTGGCCCCGCATCCATCCCGGTTCCGATGGCCGTTCCAGAGCCAGGAGCAGGAGTGGTGGCTCTCGCCATGCCGGTGGGTGCGGGCGGAGTAGGGGGCGGAGTCGGAAGCACCGGAGTGGGCGTTGCTGCAGAAGCAAGTTGCCAGGAGGGGACCACCTACATGTGCTCCGTGTGCCCAGTCAAGTTTGACCAAATCGAGCACTTCAATGACCACATGCGCAAGCATGTCTCCGACGGataa